From a single Pseudomonas sp. A34-9 genomic region:
- the truD gene encoding tRNA pseudouridine(13) synthase TruD, giving the protein MNELQLLGPRAYGETLGSAVLKAIAEDFQVDEVLDIPFSGDGEHLWIWVEKRGLNTEEAARRIAKAAGVPLRTVSYAGLKDRQALTRQWFSVQLPGKADPDLSAAQNDTLKILKTTRHKRKLQRGAHSANGFTLRLTQFEGDKAAIEQRLQRITQQGIPNYFGAQRFGHDGGNVVDARAWAARKALPEQRNVRSRLLSTARSFLFNKVLAARVADGTWQKAQVGDLLAFTDSRSFFPAGEAECSDPRLAILDLHPTGPQWGEGDSPTAGAVHDLEQGIAADEAELRDWLVHAGMSHERRILRLPIGGLTWHYPQPDILQLEFVLPAGCFATVLVRELVDLVPVGQTDSPCVF; this is encoded by the coding sequence ATGAATGAACTGCAATTGCTCGGCCCGCGCGCCTATGGCGAAACCCTCGGCAGCGCGGTACTGAAAGCCATCGCTGAAGACTTTCAGGTCGATGAAGTGCTCGATATCCCGTTCAGCGGCGATGGCGAACACCTGTGGATCTGGGTCGAAAAGCGTGGCCTGAACACTGAAGAAGCGGCGCGGCGTATCGCCAAGGCTGCCGGCGTGCCATTGCGCACCGTCAGCTATGCCGGTCTCAAGGACCGTCAGGCACTGACCCGCCAATGGTTCAGCGTGCAGCTGCCGGGCAAAGCCGATCCGGATCTGTCTGCGGCGCAAAACGACACGCTGAAGATCCTCAAGACCACCCGGCACAAGCGCAAGCTGCAACGCGGCGCGCATTCGGCCAACGGGTTCACCTTGCGGTTGACTCAGTTCGAGGGTGACAAAGCGGCGATTGAACAGCGCTTGCAACGGATCACCCAACAAGGCATTCCCAATTATTTCGGCGCCCAGCGCTTCGGCCATGACGGCGGCAACGTCGTTGATGCGCGTGCATGGGCGGCGCGCAAGGCCTTGCCGGAGCAACGCAATGTGCGTTCGCGCCTGCTCTCGACCGCGCGCAGTTTTCTGTTCAACAAGGTGCTTGCCGCACGAGTAGCCGACGGCACCTGGCAAAAGGCACAAGTCGGCGATCTACTGGCCTTCACTGACAGCCGCAGTTTTTTTCCGGCCGGTGAGGCCGAGTGCAGTGATCCACGCCTGGCGATTCTTGACCTGCATCCGACCGGTCCACAGTGGGGCGAAGGTGACTCGCCGACTGCAGGCGCTGTCCATGATCTGGAGCAGGGGATTGCCGCCGATGAAGCAGAGCTGCGCGATTGGTTGGTTCATGCCGGCATGAGCCATGAACGTCGCATCCTGCGGCTGCCCATTGGCGGGTTGACGTGGCATTATCCCCAGCCTGACATTCTGCAACTGGAATTCGTCCTCCCGGCCGGATGCTTCGCCACCGTATTGGTGCGTGAACTCGTTGATCTGGTGCCGGTGGGGCAGACGGACAGCCCATGCGTATTCTGA
- the surE gene encoding 5'/3'-nucleotidase SurE, which translates to MRILISNDDGVTAPGLAALYAALADYTECVVIAPEQDKSGASSSLTLDRPLHPQYLANGFISLNGTPTDCVHLGLNGLLEREADMVVSGINLGANLGDDVLYSGTVAAALEGRFLERPSFAFSLVSRQVDNLPTAAYFARKLVEAHAGLDLPPRTVLNVNIPNLPIDHIRGIQLTRLGHRARAAAPMKVVDPRGKAGYWIAAAGDAEDGGPGTDFHAVMQGYVSITPLQLDRTFNDAFRSLDGWLEGLR; encoded by the coding sequence ATGCGTATTCTGATTTCTAACGACGATGGGGTAACCGCACCCGGTCTCGCCGCGCTTTATGCCGCGCTGGCGGATTACACCGAATGCGTGGTTATCGCCCCGGAGCAGGACAAAAGCGGCGCCAGCAGTTCGCTGACGCTCGACCGTCCGCTGCACCCGCAATATCTGGCCAACGGTTTTATCAGCCTTAACGGCACACCGACCGATTGCGTGCACCTGGGCCTGAACGGCCTGCTGGAGCGTGAGGCGGACATGGTGGTTTCCGGCATCAACCTCGGCGCCAACCTTGGCGATGACGTGCTGTATTCCGGAACCGTGGCGGCCGCCCTTGAGGGACGTTTCCTCGAGCGCCCGTCGTTTGCTTTTTCGCTAGTCTCGCGCCAGGTGGATAATCTGCCGACGGCAGCGTACTTTGCGCGCAAACTGGTGGAAGCCCATGCCGGGCTCGATCTGCCGCCGCGCACGGTGCTCAACGTGAACATTCCCAATTTGCCCATCGATCACATTCGCGGCATCCAGCTGACCCGACTCGGCCATCGCGCCCGGGCGGCGGCACCGATGAAAGTGGTCGATCCGCGTGGCAAGGCCGGCTACTGGATTGCAGCAGCGGGCGATGCCGAAGATGGCGGCCCGGGTACCGACTTTCATGCGGTGATGCAGGGCTATGTATCCATCACGCCGTTGCAGCTCGATCGCACCTTCAATGATGCCTTCAGAAGTCTCGATGGCTGGCTGGAGGGACTGCGCTGA
- a CDS encoding protein-L-isoaspartate(D-aspartate) O-methyltransferase, which translates to MTSQRTRERLIQRLYEEGVSNAKVLEVIRRTPRHLFVDEALAHRAYEDTALPIGNNQTISQPYMVARMSELLLEAGPLDKVLEIGTGSGYQTAVLSQLVERVFSVERIKVLQDRAKERLVELNLRNVVFRWGDGWEGWPALAPYNGIIVTAVATDVPQALLDQLAPGGRMVIPVGSGEVQQLLLIVREENGFSRHVLGAVRFVPLLNGPLA; encoded by the coding sequence ATGACCTCGCAGCGCACCCGTGAGCGTCTGATTCAGCGCCTGTACGAAGAGGGTGTTTCCAACGCCAAGGTGCTGGAAGTGATTCGGCGCACGCCGCGTCACCTGTTCGTCGACGAAGCGCTGGCCCATCGCGCCTACGAAGACACGGCGCTGCCGATCGGCAATAACCAGACGATTTCCCAGCCTTATATGGTGGCGCGCATGAGCGAGCTGCTGTTGGAGGCGGGCCCACTGGATAAGGTGCTCGAGATCGGTACCGGTTCCGGTTACCAGACCGCGGTGTTGTCGCAACTGGTTGAGCGAGTGTTCTCGGTTGAGCGCATCAAAGTGCTGCAGGACCGCGCCAAGGAACGCCTGGTTGAACTGAACCTGCGCAACGTGGTGTTCCGCTGGGGCGATGGCTGGGAAGGCTGGCCGGCGCTGGCACCCTACAACGGCATTATTGTCACCGCGGTGGCCACCGATGTACCGCAAGCCCTGCTCGATCAACTGGCGCCTGGCGGGCGCATGGTGATTCCCGTGGGTTCAGGAGAAGTGCAGCAATTGTTGCTGATCGTGCGTGAGGAAAACGGCTTTTCCCGGCATGTTCTGGGGGCTGTTCGTTTCGTGCCGTTGCTCAATGGGCCGCTGGCCTGA